The sequence below is a genomic window from Brettanomyces bruxellensis chromosome 9, complete sequence.
TCCATAGCTTGAAGATCAGCTTGTGGATTCCAATCAGAATCATATAAAACGACAATATCAGCAGTTGTTAAATTAATTCCTAATCCACCGGCTCTAGTGGTTAATAAGAAGATAAACTTATCGGAGTTGGGACTGTTATAATCATCAATGGCTTTAATCCTTTCTTCATGTGGAGTAGATCCGTCTATTCGGCAGTAGTTGTAACCTCTGAAATAACAATAATCTTCCAGAATATCCAAAAGACGACTCATCTGCGAGAATATTAATACCCTAGAACCTTCactcttcatcttctttaaaAGTTTATCTAAAACAATCATTTTTCCGGAGTTATAAACCAAATGTTCATCAGTAGTATATGGTGGACCAGGTTCTGCACCCTCAAAAAGATATGGATGATTACAACACTTCCTTAGCTGCATCATAATGTTAAGCAAACGTGTTTTaccttctctttttcccaAAACACCATTGACTGCATCAATATCTTTCTCTAAAAGCTTCCTGTACCACTTTATTTGCATTGCAGTCATTCCAACATAAACATTCAGCTCCTTTTTTGGCAAAAGGGAAGTCTCGACATCTGATTTCACTCTTCGTAAAAGAAACGGAGATAAAATTTTGTGGAGTTGCTTGACAAGATCATCCTGATTTGTTTGTCCTTCACTTTCAAACCACTCATCAAATAGTTGATCATCGCCAAAAACATCAGGAAGTAAAAAGTTGAGTAAGGCCCATAGTTCATGCAAATTATTTTGTAGTGGAGTTCCTGTGATCAATAGTCTATTTCTAGAATAGAAAACACGGATGATTTGTGAAAGAGAACTTTGTTCATTCTTGATCCGATGGGCTtcatcaataatgatatattcCCACCTGAACTTACCTAACTTGGATTTCTCACGAATAACCATTTCATATGAGGTGACACAAGCATCAAAGTTACATTGCATCAACTTATCTTTGATCAaatcttctctttcctctttattACCTTGTAAAACCAAAACATTCACGTCGGGCGTCCATTTATTGAACTCACGCCTCCAATTATCAAGTGTAGATTTTGGAACaataataagaaatggTCCATCGATTCCTCTGTAGTACCTTAGCCAACCAAGAAATGATATGGTCTGTAAAGTTTTACCAAGGCCCATTTCATCTGCCAAAATACCCGAGAGTCTGTTTTCATACAAGGAGATCAGCCAGTTTAAACCAGCAATTTGATAATCACGAAGAGTACCGTGAATATAACTTGGCGATTCGGTAAGAACAGTACAAGCATCACCctcatcctcttcatcagCCATCaattcttcatcctcttccttttcacttcttcttgttcttgAACTTCCTACAGAACTCTTCTTTGAGGCATTTCGGCGATCGATCTGACGAACCAGTCTAATCACGCTTTTATCCTTCACTGCACTTAAGTCTATGAATTGCCTAAACAAATCTGTCAGCTTCAGTAGATACTTGAATCTTGTCGCCACGTCTGCCGAATCTTTGGCCCTTTCATCCTTTACTTTGTCCTGGAGAAGaaatctcttttttctttcttctgcaGTCTCTTTCGCAAGAAGAGCAGtcatctctttctttctctgtCTTTGTTCCTCAGTAGTCTGTACATATAAGAAGAGATCAGTTAGTATATGTAACAGTAAAACGTGTTAAAATCCTCAAATAATATCACATGCTAAACACGTTCAGGATCAACAAGGAATAAATTGACAAATCAACTTATTCAATACTAACACCAAATGAATATGATAATATCCTTAATTCTTACTAGTACTTACCATTTTGCTTAACAATCCCTGAAAATGCTATGTCCGTGCAACTGTGCAAGAGGgggaaaatgaagaataacCAAAGTATTCGATatcaaatagaaaaataaacttCAAGAAAAGTAATTCGATTGATGAGTGCGAACGAAATGAAACAAGTTTCTTCTCCCACAGCAAAAATCTCAAGGCGATGTATagataataataaagtCACGTCAATAATAACACGAACGTTGATCCAAggataaaaattgaatgatAAGCAAggtaaaaaagaatgttaTGGACgtaggaaagaaaaaaaggcacGGTTATGATTAAATAGAAAcatgctatttttttaaaaaaaaaaagttaaatgCAAATGGATCAGGTCCATTTAACGAAATCAGGGGAAATACAGTCCATCTATCTATTCAGAGCTTTGTCCTCGAACCAAACTTTTTCtagtttttattttatttttcagcaCATAACGGAGAATCCGAGTAGCGAAATAGGAAAGTACGAGAACAATGGCGAAGTAGCTGTTCccgtttttatttttttttcgcgcTTGAGTCTCTGTATCCATAGTGGGCCAAGACGATGAAAAGAttagacaaaaaaaaaactttccgataataaaaaaaaaggtaaaggTGGTTCAACCTGTGCAAGTAAACTAGTTGTTGCTCATATTCCGatcgataaaaaaaagcagacaTATATTTGTATGAAAACCAACATGTTATGTATAAATGCGGATCTGTATTAAGATCCCAGATACTCCGAAGaataatttcaaaagtgATTGCATCACTTGGATAATATCTCTATTGTTTAAGCTGTCATCTCGCACTTCTTAGAAAAAAATCTTACCGGTTACTGCCTTTACAATGGCATCGCTTTCGCCGTACTCCCCCTGCCctcattctcatttttaCCTCCAAACGACGCGCCGACCAAAGACGAAATAAAAGTGGGCAAGAAAAACCTGATAATGAGAATCAATCATCTATGGAAGTCTATTTCATgatttttctattattattttttccggCGTTAATAGAAAATTCACCGTGTTAATGTTTTCAttacctttttttatttagttACTATTCCAAATATATTCTAAACCTGTGTTTGGTGTCTTTTTGAAGCTCTTCGTGCGGATAATATGAATCATACATCAGATAGGAGATCAACTTTACTAATCCGGTACTGATTCCTGCTTGATGTGCTAATTGTGaataattttcaataaagCATATAAATTTGCCACGGACTCTTATCCTGCATGTTAATACACACGAGCATCAATTAGAAACTATttacttcatttttaaCTGTCACTGGAAAGAACTATTGATACATTGTGATATCTAATTTGCATGAAAACGTAAACTCAAACGGTATATAAACAATTTTAACAgcaacaaaaatatatgcCCAAACATCCGTCAGAAGAACAACTTGCTTTCCACTATGCAGTCTATGCTAAAGTGTGCGAAATTCCGTATGGGCACGTGACATCATATGGATGCATTGCAAAGCTAATAGACTGTCCGGAAAGGCCACGACAAGTGGGAATGTCATTAAAATATAGAGACAAATATCTTCCGTATCTAACAAATGATGAACAGATGCCActtttcaaagaagaaataccCTGGTGGAGAGTCATCAATTCACAGGGTATTATTTCAAAACGAGAAACGGTCCAGGCCGAAAAGAGGCAAGTGGAACGACTCCGGTCCGAAAATGTAGACGTTGAAGAACGTGATTGGACGGCGGCTTCCACTCCACCATCGTCGTGGACGAAATATCATGTAGATTTTGCAAAGTACGGCTGGTTTCCCGAAGAACACTAAAAGAAATCCAATAAATAACGAAATATAAATGTTTTCAgatattttcaaagttgctctttcttcttttttgtacGCTTTCTGCCTTTATGCTGACTCCTTGgtgcttttttattgtcCTCTCTTCCAAGTTCACGACCTGTGCTTGATCCCGTATTACTTTGATTGCTGTGATTATTATGCTGACGACGATTtgatatcttcttcttaccACCACCTCTTCTCCTATTCGAATGTGTACTACTGCTTCCTTCTGCAGGTGTTCTTCCTGCCTTCATTTGACCTTGAACTCGtgcactttcttctttccaccATTGATCAAACGCCTCTTCCCGCTGTATGTCCTCCAAAGAAACATTTTGGTTTTGCTGCCTCTGCTCCATACTCTCATTTAGCTTTTCTTCGAATAGAACCGAATCAAATGATGTGATAGCTTTCCCGGAAGTTTTATCAGACGCATCAGGTGTTATACTGCCCCACACATTCCCACGTGAAAACCTGGTATCTATTCCAACactactttttcttgtacTCGTTCCGACTTTGGTGACAGAAACATCCAAAGCTGGTAATTCCTCAGGGCTCACAGAATTCCAAGTTGAACCTTTCGTCCATGGTGCACTGACAGGCTTTACCGGCTTTCCATTCCTGTTATCATTACTCTTTAATTTCGAAGTGGCTGCCCTTCTCTTACGTTCCTTTTGTGATAATCTTGGCATAAACGTGCTGCCACCTGTCTTAGAAGAGATATTTGAATTACCACTTTCAGACTCTGAAGCCTTCCTTATAGCATCTCCAAGTGTTGGCATATATTCTGAAGAAATAGACTTCCTGAACGAGCCCGAGCTTGAAGTTGTACGAGATGGAACTAAGGATTGAGCTGCCAAGAATGGACCCGAGGGTCTGGAACTTTGTGCCAAAGATACTCTCCTACCAGAGTGTGAAATAATACTTGCCACAGAATTTGAGGTTGAAACGGGAACCGACCCCGGGACAATATGCGTAACACTTCCTTGCCTACCACTAGAAGAACTAGAACGAGAAATTGGTAGTGAAGTCGAGCTCCGGCGCCTAGAATTAGACTTTCTTCTATGAGAAACAATCACAAAGTCCCTTTTACTGGAGTCATCTGGATCCaagtcatcatcttcaataGCACTGCCACTAGCAAAGGAGTCAGTGCTGGAATTGAAGCTTCGGTTAGATCTATTAAAGAGCAGCCCTGAACTTTCTGGTTGCTGCACCGTATGTGCACCTGGAATAGACTCATGACTTGAAGATCTACGCCTTGAAGTAAAGGCATTATCTATGCttccctttttctttgaagatGGACGGCTTTTGCTGCCATTACTCCTGCTAGAAAACAAatcctcatcctccttGAACGAACCAAGAGCATCCCAAAGCAAAGGATGAACAAAGTGGCTGTTAAATTTGTTGACATCAGAAACAAATTGCATGATCAAACCATTCGGATGGGTATTTAGCAAATTCAAATTCTGCGATCCATCCCTGTTCAATATAGTTGGCTTATCCACCTGCTTGAACTCGTTGAATCGTTTAATATACGCGtcaatcttcttcaaaatggTTCTGTTTTCTAAATCATCCACCTTGAAGAAGTTCTCATCGATAAGGAGTACGTCCAAATTGTTATAAACAAACCAAAGACAGTTTTCAAAAAGCTTCTCCGCATCTAAATCATATGATGCACGCAACAGAACCTCAATATTATCAAGACAGATGAAATCTTTGATACAAAGTTGAAGCTCGTCGACCAAACCATCCAAAAGCAGCTTATCTGCTATCACAATCATCTGCAAGCAGAAACTGACAAATTCATCGCAATCACCAAAGTAAATACCATCAAacaaattttcaatgtcTGATCCCgacaaaaacttcatgaCAACACCAAAGcaatcttttgaaacaCCCGGAAACTCTAGGttgcaaatatttggaaCGTTTGAATCAGACCCATTCCATCTAAACATGGTTTCAAAGTAGACACTACGTGATGTAAGCAAATACTTTGGTGCCTTAATCGTACCATCATCCAGGCAAATAGTCACATCACCTGATGAACCATTTAGCAATAATTCTAGGTCCTTAAGGAGCGGTCTGATGCACTGAACTCTTCCCATCGGACTAACAACGCCAAAAAGTCTTGATAATGTATGAAATGCAACTCTAGTGCGCTGAATTTCAGCCGGAACCTTTCCTAATGGAAATTTATTCCACACATCAACATATTTCTCtgtataaagaaaatgaagaagaacagcCACCGAACGAATAGTGACATCACCTGCTATCTTCAAAACAGATGGACATTCAAGAACAACCCTCATCTTACATTTTACATCACCAAGGTCCCTTCCAATGGAGTTTCCATTGAATAGATTCGCCACTGGTGGACATCTCTGTGAGATCCAGTTTTTATGTGCATGAAAGGTAAAAGCTTTTCCCAAAACGTCGTCAACAAcatcaatattcaaatcatAGTGCTTACAATCTGAGTCAAGGCTTTTCATCGATAGCCAATAATCGATGTTCTCAGCCATCAAAAGATCGTCAAACCCTTCGATGTCTTCATATTTATACCGAATTGAATTTTCAGGTGGAGGACAGATCCAGCGAGTCAAGTACCGCTTGTACAATCTGTCATTTTCCTCTAATGCCGATTGCCGTAAAACTTGAATTGTATCATGCTCCGAATCATTTTGATTGAAGTCTAAAGAAACTTCATCCATTGACTCACTAGCTATATCGCTTTCTGTCCTGAAAACAAAGTCGGTCTTGAAAGTATCACTTTCAACAAGTGCAGGATGCTTACTATCATCAACAATGTATCTCTTCTGAAGGTGCCTGTTACCAAGCTCGTAAAGAGGGGACAAATGACCAATATCACGCAAAACAGTACTTTTACGTAATCTGTGCTGAAGCATGTCAATATCATCCctgataaagaaaaatttcccaAATGATGGATCTGAAGTAACACGAGCGACCCTATTCAACCCTGGAATTTTCATGAATTTGTATCTTTTAGAGATGAGACCTTGACTGGAATAGGCATGCTTAACTTTAACTCTTTTTACTCTTCGATAGACGCTTCCATCTGCAacacatattataatagAGCCATCATTACCCATACTAGCATCTGTGCATCTCATATGACGCTTTGTGGCTTTCCATACAGTCGAAAAATTGAGCATGCTATTTAGCTCAGCTGCATTTTTAGCATGCGTATCCAATACAAACTGTCCAATATCACCATTATCATAGATCATGAGGCAAAGATTCGACGCTTTTTGAGTGACAAGCTTTACaatatgctttcttttcgatAGCGCACGTGGCTTGAAAGTGCCAAAATTTGACTCATCAATCTTTGATAATAATGGTGGTGTGATTTTCACGTGGAAACCATGCAAGTACGCATGAATCTCCTCCTTATCTGATAAAACCAATGTAGTATGATCTATCGCACAAACTTGGACAATGGTGCCATATTTGAACTCCAACTTGTGGGGAAAAACCTCAATTGGGAAGGCAGATGGGGAAACCGAAGTTTTAAAGTTTTCACTCGAAACTGTAGGAAATCCAAGCTGGCCAATATTTGCTCCCCACACATAAAGTTCCCTGGAGGTGTAAGCAATCGTGTGAAAACGAGAACATGCGACACCAATCAATCTTGAGTGCAGTTTGCGGATATCTCCATTACACACAAGCTTTGGAGTAGGCTGAATTCCATCTGTCTGTGATCTCACATTGTCCAACAAGTATCCGAGCTGACCATATGTGTTTGCACCCCAAGTAAATATCTTATTTGATGAGGTTAGACAAACAGAGTGATTATCAGAAACGTCTACCGCTATAATTTGCTCTTTGAAAAGAGCTGGAATAGGGACATAACAATTTCCGGATGTTAAACTTGATCCGGGACATCCTAATCTGCCGTTCGAAGATTGACCAGctacaaaaatatttccgCAGGGTTCGCATGTCAAAATAACACGGTGGAAGCTGGAAATAGCGGTAAACCTAATTCTAGGCAAAGAAATGCTGTCGCTAAAACGCTTATAATAATCTCTGGAGCCATAATGTAACTTCAAGGTCTGTAAATCAACTCTTTCAAGAGCGAATGGATCAGTAGGATTAATATTTAACGCCAAAAACAAGAGATCAGAGCCACCTCTCTTAGGAACAAACAACATGTTCGtcaaaaaggaagatgataGATCTATCCTATGCTCAGAAATTTCATGACTCTCAAGCGCTTCATTATTCTGGGTATCCGTTGCAGTTACATTATCCTGATCTCGTTTATGAGAACTCTTTTGGActttgaatcttttgaCGACGTTAATTTCACTTAAACAGCTTGCAAAAGAGGTAGCCCGTTTGTTCTGGAACCGAGTTTTGTGTATTCGACCAATGCTTTCAGGAATCCAGTGCAAACTTGTGATCCCCTCGCTGCTTAGAAGATCTAGAGGTGTGTATCCATTTCTATCTTTCGATCTCAATAGTTTTAAAGATCCAGGCAAACGCAATAGCATTCGAGCTATAATAAAGTTTTTGTGGAAAATTGCAAAATGTAGACAGTTCCATTTGCTTTCATAGTCACAGACAGTGATGTCTATGCTTGGATTCTTTAGTAATTTGGATAAAAGTTTATAGCTGTTGGTAATGCACAAAATATGGAGTAAAGTCCTTCCTAAAAGGTCTCTTTTCTCAAGTTGGTCTGAGGGTAAAGATGATAATGAGttgataaacttttttgacAAGGGTGTATCTGGCGAGTCTTCAAAAAGAGCCATCTGCTTTAAAAAGCTGGCATCACAGTAACTTTCGGTTGAAAGGGTACCCTGAGCATTTTGCCCGGAGGCCCCCCTATTATCTAAAGTTGTTACGGCGGCGAATTTTAAAACATGTTCACGGCTATTCTGCCTGTCTGTAGATGTTATATTTTTCGTAGGGTGGTGCTTTTTTATAATGCGATGATGTGTGTCGATGCTTATTGATAGTTGCTATGATTTATTAGAGAGGGTCGATGCTAATCTAATTGCCTGTGAAAAGATAACCCTTGTGTGAAATACGCCAGAATGCCAACCTTCCCAATTCTGTAAATAAAAGCCTCTAAAATGTGATATGGGAGGAACATCAACAGGTTAGCAAAACTACTGTAAGGTAGCATCAAGGCCAACTTTAATAAATCCGGCCTGGAAACGTGCCCCTcgagcgaaaaaaaaagagaaaaaggagatgGCCAGTCGACGACGGGGTCAGCTGATGTACGGATGTGAGGggcatttttttaagaaaaTTTAGGATGGTGGAAAAAAGTACCAGAAGCCAAACAAGAAGATTGATAGAAAGCTGGTTATGCGCTCATTAATAGCATCGATTCTACAAcaataattcatttttctggAAAGAGGTGTACAAGGTGGCATATAAGAATATAGAAGTGCTTTGGaaatgtctttttttttgggatCGATGTCTGATCCATCCATGGCAGATGTGAACCcagaaaaaatggaattgGCCAAATTTCAGTTCGACACATTGTCTGCATTGCAAAACTCTCTTTTTCACAGCTGTGCCATGAAGTGCATACCGCTAGACTATGGAGAAGAGGATATGAACAAGGGCGAAATGTCGTGTACAGACCGGTGCGTGGCAAAATTTATGAGGAGCTACCGATTATTGAGTGATTATGTCCAGCAGGCTGGATTTACAGATTCGGATCTAAAGCATTACGAGAATATTAAGCAGAAACTACGGCAGAGTATGCAGAACGAGAAAAATTAGTGTTGTCGATTGAGAGAGCTTGCGTGAAGCGCTTCGTGTATGATTAGTTCAATCTATAGATGTGcctgaaaataatgataacgGATTAAACAGGAAAGTCGAACGGAAAGGAAGcaagattaaaaaaaaggaaagatcATTAATAGCTGTAAAGGCATCATGCTGTGGCAAGGTGCTTGTCCTTGACATTTGTTTGCAATTGCGTTTGTGTAGGTTCAGATGTAGCAGTTAAAGGAATGACATCGTCAGTGTTTAGATAATTATTCAAATCATCGCCCTCATCATCGTCAATGACAAATGCATCTGTGTTCGAAGAATTTTCAAATGGTCCAAGGGCAAAAACATCTCCAGATTCCGGTTTGAGTGGATCGCTGGCTAGAGGATCATGACAATGAAATGAAGTATAAGACCAGCGGCAAAACTTATCACAAACAGGTAAGTGACCTGAAATTTTGACGATACCAAAAAATGTGACAGATAGACAGCTTCCAACAACAAGATCGATGAAGTAATGATGCGTGAGATACATTGTTGAGTACCAGAGCCAGAGCACATAGGTACACCATAAGGGTCTAAGACGTGGGAAAAGATAGCATAGCCACAAACAATCCATTGTGGCACATCCAGAATGAAGAGAAGGCATTGCACCAAAGATGAGAGGTGAATTAGTGAAAGTCGAGGTGTACATATCGAATCCAAGAAGTTTGTCAATTCTCCCGAGTCCTCCAGGTGAGCCTTTCATACTGTAATTTGCCTTTTCTAGTCCATGTAGAACTTTATACCAAGGAGGTGCAGccggaaaaagaagatcttGAATTACCACACCCACAAGATTCATGCAACCAAAAGACCAGGCGAAATAGCGGAGAGTGGTGGGCGGTCCAAATATCCAGATTAGTGCTGCCACTATGAATGGGAGTGAAAAGTGCATTAATCCATAAGGTAACCAGGCAAGTATGTCCAAGAATGTGCAAGTGTATGAAGCCAAGATCTGGGAGAGGTTATCGCCAAAAAATATGGTTTCAACAGCTGGAAGAACTGTCACAGTTATAGGCCGTCGAAGGGAGAGTGGGACGTATTGagaggaaaagaatagaaagaCCCATCCTAGGACCGGAAGTGCGTAACGAAAGAATTGTGATAATATTGGAATTAGAAGCACAAAGATGAAGCCAAAGACGATTAGAACTGCAGCCCAAGCGGGGATAGGGATAATGAGAAGCGAAAATGTTATTGCAGCGATGAAAATGCAGGtttgaaagatgatgacaGGAGTTGAAGTTCTGATAAGGTACCTGATGGTAACCAATGGGTTTAAAGCCAAGGTTAGTTTAGGTAAGTCATTTCCGAGCTTCCTGCTGCCCTTATACTCTACGTAAAGCCTTTTGATAATATTGGGCATGCAGTATGTGCAGAAATGTTTCTTGTTGAATAATAGATGTTATGAATTTTGAGGAGTGACTTGAAGAGAAAGTAATACGCTGATCGGAAGGATCGGCTTTTTGTGAGTGTGAcgataaaagaaaattatccgaaaaaaaatatatatatataaacaGAGTGAAAGTGAAATTTTGGGATGATTAATGTGCCGTCGTTCACAAGATCGATCGACGCAAAATATTGATCGAAtgatcttcaaaaaaatgatctctgaattttgaatttcaaatttgaattttttcctgctCTCAAAACAGATATGTTGTTCTAGCAATTCCGTGGCTCCCAAACCCGATACTCACCAATGACTCAGTGCCGCTGGTTTAGGCAAGATAAGCCGCGAAAGGAAGTCACAGCCGTTTTCGAGAAAAAGTACTTTTAATCGCTGAAATTTACTTTGCCGGATATCGTATAAATAAGAGGGCCTCGAGCTGACCTGTAATCCGAGAAGTGTAGTTATCTTTTTACTTGTCACACATTCAccatttttcctttgatattgttgattttaCTAcatagaaaagaatagaGTAATATAAATGACAGCAGATAAAACAGATAAGCCAATCATCTTTGCGCCAAAGACGTACCAGTATGAAAAAGGTACTCTGAATGAAAAGGACGTGCTTGCAAACCCAATTGACCAGTTTACCAAATGGTTCAAGGAAGCTCAGGCTGATCCAACAGAGACGATTCCAGAGGCCGTGGCACTGGCAACAGCATCTCTTCCTTCGGGCCGTGTTTCTTGCCGAGTTGTGCTTTTCAAAGAGTTAGATGAGAGAGGATTTATGATTTTCTCCAACTTTGGCACATCCAAAAAGGAGAATGACCTAGTTACGAACCCACATGCTGCAATTACATTCTTCTGGAAGAATTTGCAGAGACAGGTGCGTGTGGAAGGAGAGGTTGAGCACGTTGGATATGAAATGTCATCGAAGTACTTCCAGACGAGACCTAGAGGCTCAAAGATTGGTGCTCATACTTCGAAGCAATCAACAGTGCTTAAAAACAGACAGgaacttgaagatgatcTAAAGGTGAACACAGAGAAATTCAAGGATACTCCTGATAACGAGATTCCATGCCCAAAGAGGTGGGGTGGAATTAGAATTGTTCCATTGGAGATTGAGTTTTGgcaaggaagaaagagcaGACTACATGATAGAATTACTTACAGAAGAGACACCACTGATGGAGAGTGGAAGATCTTCAGGTTGGCACCATAAGAATGATTTTCGTCATTGCTGTGGAATTCCTTTGCTTTTGCGTTTTTgctcattttccttttatttACCCTTTGCGGTCTACACTAACGAGACgaatgaataaaataatcCGAATATAACTTATATTTCAAGTTTCAAGTAACGTATATAgtaggaaaaaaaagaagcaggatCAGATAGATACTCATCTCATCTAGTTCTTGGTGAGCTGAGCAGCCACCTTGGCAAACTCCTCACCCTGGATGTGGGCGATCTTCAACTCCAATTCGGAAGGAGTTCTTGAGCCGTCGGCACCAGCGAGACATCCGGCACCCCAAGCAGAGCCACCGTGAGCCTCAGAAGTGGTTCCAAGCTCACCGAAGGCCTTGGCAAATCCTAGAGGCACATAAATCATACCGTGATGTGCGAAAGTAGACAACAATGAGACAGCAGTCATCTCGTTACCACCACCAGTGTTGGTAGAGACAAAGACACCTGCTGGTTTGTGGTACAAAGCACCCTTGGCCCACAAACCACCGGTTCCGTCGATGAAAGACTTGAGCTGGCTTGGCATGTTTCCGAAACGGGTTGGGACACCAAACAAAATGGCATCGTATGAAGTGAGGGTGTCAGTTGTGGCAATTGGGTAATCTGGCTTCTTTGGGGCGCTCAAAATCTTCAAGATGTTTTCTGGAAGGGTTTCGGGAACCTGGAAAATGTCTGCTTGGGAGCCAGCAGCCTCAACTCCCTTTTTCACAGCTTCTGCCAATTCACTAATGTGGTGGTATAAAGTATAGATGATAATTGCGACTTTGGCCATTTTTTATGTTGTATGTATAATGTATAATACGATTGAGTACTGATAAACGATAAAAAGCAGACAAACttttaaaggagaaagCAGACGCACACAGAGAATTACTGTGCCTTTTTATACCAACGGAGATTAACGATGGGGATTTTTACATATTTTACGTGGAGGACAATTGATTATTGAGCCACTGCCTGAAACCTTTACCCCCCGGATTTTGCTGACTAAGGATTATTAAATGGAGTCAACAATGCAGCACACAAATATTGAATAGAAATCGGTAGCCGCGAGAACCAAGGAATGcgatggaaaaaaaaaaaggacacAAGCGGAAAAAACAATCAAATTGGAAAaacatatttgaaaaggaaaattgaCATTGGTAAGCACGGTTGGTTGGTTTATCAGCAAAGTGCGAAATTACATTATCTTTTATCGGTTTGTATTCCATTAGTGCCTCACGCGAAATTCTCCTATTTGTAAGAAATATATTATCTGCCACCATTGCTCTTGCCTAGATCTGGGGTTCAACTCGATACACAATTAACCTGTATAACGGA
It includes:
- the ISW2 gene encoding chromatin remodeling complex Adenosinetriphosphatase, translated to MTALLAKETAEERKKRFLLQDKVKDERAKDSADVATRFKYLLKLTDLFRQFIDLSAVKDKSVIRLVRQIDRRNASKKSSVGSSRTRRSEKEEDEELMADEEDEGDACTVLTESPSYIHGTLRDYQIAGLNWLISLYENRLSGILADEMGLGKTLQTISFLGWLRYYRGIDGPFLIIVPKSTLDNWRREFNKWTPDVNVLVLQGNKEEREDLIKDKLMQCNFDACVTSYEMVIREKSKLGKFRWEYIIIDEAHRIKNEQSSLSQIIRVFYSRNRLLITGTPLQNNLHELWALLNFLLPDVFGDDQLFDEWFESEGQTNQDDLVKQLHKILSPFLLRRVKSDVETSLLPKKELNVYVGMTAMQIKWYRKLLEKDIDAVNGVLGKREGKTRLLNIMMQLRKCCNHPYLFEGAEPGPPYTTDEHLVYNSGKMIVLDKLLKKMKSEGSRVLIFSQMSRLLDILEDYCYFRGYNYCRIDGSTPHEERIKAIDDYNSPNSDKFIFLLTTRAGGLGINLTTADIVVLYDSDWNPQADLQAMDRAHRIGQKKQVKVFRLVTENAIEEKVLERATQKLRLDQLVIQQGRSSFNQSNNKIGNSKEELLQMIQHGAQKVFDENGEDSPDLNDDIDKILSRGAERTKKLNSKFASLGLDDLQNFTSDQSAYEWNGENFAKKKHQQLNVWIHPAKRQRKEHQYSVDGYYRDVMQQIRGSPATRSVGGRAPKQYILHDFQFYSQELKDLLEREQLAYKRKIGYKVPLTEKLLKEGGDKDKEDKESETLTRSEKRKLMKRLQKVEQKKIDTAVALNKKDLERKAELLQQGFGDWNKRDFMNFIHGCARYGPKSYKHIAGDFKDKDVDEIKRYAVVFWERYKEIDGFERYMNQIEQGEKKLKKIRIQEQILKEKIRSLKYPMEELTIQYPPNNSKRLYTLSEDRFLLLKVYEHGLTNRNLYSLIKADISREKTLRFSFYLKSRTAGELSRRISTLLLALTREVEGPEAFKRKLNRRPKSHSSVSSSRQSSIEPTNGKHKLEMVENTSPEEVKKVKVEA